A DNA window from bacterium contains the following coding sequences:
- a CDS encoding CusA/CzcA family heavy metal efflux RND transporter — protein sequence MIERIIAASLNNRIIVFIGIALLLVWGLWALQRTPVDAIPDLSDNQVIVMTDWMGRAPEVIENQITYPMEAGFRGLPGVKAVRGQSMFGLSMIYIIFEDKVDIYWARTRVMERLNQISPTLPKGTMTAIGPDGTGVGHVYWYTVEGNGYDLAKLRSVQDWYIKPALSSVEGVAEIASIGGFVKQYQVLLKPDRLQYYGISTMMAMDAVKKSNLDVGGGLLEQSSMEYMIRGLGYIQSKEDIEQIVVMATADGKPIRIADIGIVQMGGAARRGILEKNGNGEVVGGIVVMRYGENAQQVIDRVKERIASISPGLPEGITLQMAYDRSDLIQRALDTLVHSLWEEILIVSIVVLIFLFHFRSAVVVIIALPLAILSAFITMYYFRISSNLMSLSGIAIAIGVMVDAGIVIVENAYRKLSEGTDEDRNDIIKTVYNSSKTVGRPIFFSLGIIVLSFLPVFLLEGQEGKLFIPLAFTKTAAMVASALLAITLTPVLCTLLLKGKLKQEDDNPLSRWLNAMYRPMLRWALNHKWTTLWINIIVLLGTIVLMTRIGSEFMPALDEGSLLFMPTTLPNVSVTEAKRIMQVQDKIIAAHPEVALVLGKAGRAETATDPAPVSMIETIILLTPHEQWRKGITRDDIVGELDQQLQVPGVSNGWTQPIINRINMLATGVRTDLGIKILGDDLQQLEQLAIQAEQIVKKIPGAVDVSAERVIGGNYIDVRPDRMKIAQYGLSMEEVLSTVETATGGMIATEVVEGRERYGVFLRYALDYRSSLEDVKRTTVTSMSGAQVPLSSIAEVTLRIGASMIASENSHLRSIVYLNVRDRDLGGFVTEAKAAIERDLKLPAGYFVEWSGQWEHQVRAKQRLLFILPIVVLVIFLLLYFTFHSFSEAGLVMLSVPFSLTGGALLIYFLNYNFSVAVWVGFIGLYGVAVETGVIMVVYLHEALNQRLRNGAVDRNGLYEAIEQGSVLRLRPKLMTVGTSMIGLLPVMWSMGTGADLMKPIATPMVGGLFTSAVHVLLVTPVIFALMKERELKKHGKIEVSHIAGD from the coding sequence ATGATTGAGAGAATTATTGCGGCAAGTCTCAACAACCGGATCATCGTATTTATCGGCATCGCATTGCTGTTAGTGTGGGGACTCTGGGCATTGCAACGAACGCCGGTCGATGCGATTCCCGATCTCTCCGACAATCAGGTTATCGTGATGACCGATTGGATGGGACGCGCACCGGAAGTAATCGAGAATCAAATCACCTATCCGATGGAAGCCGGTTTTCGCGGACTTCCCGGGGTGAAAGCCGTTCGCGGTCAATCGATGTTTGGTCTCTCGATGATCTACATCATCTTTGAGGATAAGGTCGATATTTATTGGGCGCGAACAAGGGTGATGGAGCGACTGAATCAAATCTCGCCGACCTTGCCTAAGGGGACAATGACCGCGATTGGCCCGGATGGTACCGGCGTTGGTCACGTCTATTGGTACACCGTGGAAGGAAACGGTTACGATTTAGCGAAGTTGCGTTCGGTACAAGATTGGTATATCAAGCCGGCGCTTTCATCGGTGGAAGGGGTTGCCGAAATTGCGTCAATCGGCGGTTTTGTCAAACAATACCAAGTGTTGCTCAAGCCCGACCGGTTGCAGTATTACGGGATTTCGACGATGATGGCAATGGATGCCGTCAAAAAGTCGAATCTTGATGTAGGCGGCGGATTGCTTGAGCAATCTTCGATGGAATACATGATTCGCGGATTGGGCTACATCCAATCAAAAGAAGATATTGAGCAAATCGTGGTGATGGCGACTGCGGATGGCAAACCAATTCGAATCGCCGATATCGGAATTGTACAAATGGGCGGTGCCGCCCGGCGCGGTATTCTTGAGAAAAACGGCAACGGTGAAGTGGTCGGCGGAATTGTTGTAATGCGTTATGGTGAGAATGCCCAGCAGGTAATCGACCGGGTTAAGGAGCGGATTGCGAGTATCAGTCCGGGGTTGCCGGAAGGGATTACCCTGCAGATGGCATACGACCGAAGCGATTTGATTCAACGCGCATTGGATACACTGGTACACTCGTTGTGGGAAGAGATTCTCATCGTTTCTATTGTAGTACTCATCTTCCTGTTTCACTTCCGCAGCGCTGTAGTTGTGATTATCGCACTCCCCCTCGCAATCCTCTCCGCTTTTATCACGATGTATTACTTCCGAATATCCTCGAATTTGATGTCACTTTCGGGCATTGCGATTGCAATCGGTGTGATGGTCGACGCCGGGATCGTTATCGTCGAGAATGCGTATCGGAAGCTCTCGGAAGGAACCGATGAGGATCGTAATGATATCATCAAGACTGTTTATAACTCATCGAAAACCGTCGGTCGACCGATTTTCTTTTCGTTGGGAATCATTGTTCTTTCTTTCCTCCCGGTGTTTTTACTCGAAGGACAGGAAGGCAAACTGTTTATCCCATTGGCATTTACGAAAACCGCCGCGATGGTCGCTTCGGCACTCTTAGCCATCACTTTAACACCGGTGTTATGCACGTTGCTATTGAAAGGAAAACTCAAGCAGGAGGACGACAATCCGTTGTCGCGCTGGTTAAATGCCATGTACCGTCCGATGTTGCGATGGGCACTCAATCACAAATGGACGACGCTCTGGATCAATATCATTGTGTTATTGGGAACGATAGTCCTGATGACACGGATTGGCAGTGAATTTATGCCAGCGTTAGATGAGGGGAGTTTACTGTTCATGCCGACAACGCTTCCGAATGTATCGGTGACGGAAGCGAAGCGGATTATGCAAGTGCAAGATAAAATCATTGCAGCTCATCCGGAAGTAGCGCTGGTATTGGGAAAAGCGGGACGCGCCGAAACGGCTACCGACCCCGCACCGGTATCGATGATCGAAACTATCATTCTGCTGACACCACACGAACAGTGGCGGAAGGGAATCACTCGTGACGATATCGTGGGAGAATTAGATCAGCAATTGCAAGTCCCCGGAGTATCGAACGGATGGACGCAGCCGATTATCAACCGGATCAATATGCTGGCGACCGGAGTTCGAACTGACTTAGGGATAAAAATTCTCGGTGACGATTTGCAGCAATTAGAGCAACTTGCGATTCAAGCGGAACAAATCGTTAAGAAAATTCCCGGGGCAGTCGACGTGAGCGCGGAACGGGTAATCGGCGGTAATTACATCGATGTGCGACCGGATCGAATGAAAATCGCACAATACGGCTTATCGATGGAAGAAGTATTGAGTACTGTCGAAACCGCTACTGGCGGGATGATTGCAACGGAAGTCGTGGAAGGCCGCGAACGCTATGGCGTGTTTTTGCGTTATGCATTGGATTACCGCAGCTCATTGGAAGATGTGAAACGGACAACCGTGACATCGATGAGTGGCGCGCAAGTTCCACTATCGAGTATTGCCGAGGTAACACTCCGGATCGGTGCATCGATGATAGCGTCCGAGAATTCTCATCTACGAAGTATCGTGTATCTAAATGTACGTGATCGTGATTTGGGAGGATTCGTAACGGAAGCGAAAGCCGCAATCGAACGGGATTTGAAACTGCCAGCAGGTTACTTCGTCGAATGGTCGGGACAGTGGGAACATCAGGTTCGAGCGAAACAACGGTTGCTGTTTATTCTTCCGATTGTAGTTCTGGTTATTTTTCTGCTGCTTTATTTCACATTTCATAGTTTCTCCGAAGCCGGATTAGTCATGTTGTCGGTGCCCTTTTCGCTGACCGGCGGTGCACTCCTGATCTACTTCCTCAATTACAACTTCAGTGTTGCGGTGTGGGTGGGATTCATCGGATTGTATGGGGTTGCAGTTGAGACTGGTGTGATTATGGTGGTGTATCTTCACGAAGCGTTGAATCAACGGTTACGGAACGGTGCGGTTGACCGTAACGGGTTGTACGAAGCCATCGAACAGGGCAGTGTCTTGCGATTACGGCCGAAACTTATGACCGTTGGAACCTCGATGATTGGCTTGCTCCCTGTGATGTGGTCGATGGGAACCGGCGCTGATTTAATGAAGCCGATAGCGACGCCGATGGTGGGCGGCTTGTTCACATCAGCGGTGCATGTGTTGTTAGTTACTCCCGTTATCTTTGCCCTCATGAAGGAACGTGAACTTAAGAAACACGGTAAAATTGAGGTATCGCATATCGCGGGGGATTAG
- a CDS encoding MarR family transcriptional regulator — MSTEIITDTTSLERAKNMVSTFPYLMKVFHRLGAGAVSELEITLPQYQTLVAFTVRDTWSVSDLALFLQIKPPAASELVDRLVKAEFIERETNPNDRRQTILT, encoded by the coding sequence ATGTCAACTGAAATCATAACGGATACTACGAGCCTCGAGCGCGCTAAGAATATGGTTAGCACGTTCCCCTATTTAATGAAAGTGTTCCATCGCTTAGGCGCAGGCGCAGTATCGGAATTAGAAATTACGCTGCCACAATATCAAACGTTAGTCGCCTTTACGGTTCGCGACACCTGGAGTGTCAGCGATTTAGCGTTGTTCCTGCAAATCAAACCTCCTGCGGCGTCGGAATTGGTCGACCGCTTGGTGAAAGCGGAATTCATCGAGCGCGAAACTAATCCTAACGACCGTAGACAGACGATCCTCACC